From a region of the Nonlabens dokdonensis DSW-6 genome:
- the murB gene encoding UDP-N-acetylmuramate dehydrogenase, producing the protein MEVQHHFPLKEFNTFGISAFAKAYTAVASLQQLKEVLGFYKETQVFLLGGGSNMLLINDIQKPVVHVLLKGIEIIKSDGSDTYLKVMAGENWHDFVLYCIKNNFAGIENLSLIPGNVGTSPIQNIGAYGVELKDSFYSCDVIDIKTLEEKTLSLTDCNFGYRDSIFKNEALGKYVITSVTFKLTDLNKPNNYQLKTDYGAIQSELARLDETLSIQTVSKAVINIRSSKLPDPKIIGNSGSFFKNPIIKRSLYDDLVRMHPEMPAYDVDHDHVKVPAGWLIDQSGFKGKRYGDAGIHEKQALVLVNYGNATGQEILDVSHKIQKAVYDRYGIEIETEVNLINE; encoded by the coding sequence ATAGAAGTTCAACATCATTTTCCTCTTAAGGAGTTCAATACTTTTGGTATATCCGCTTTCGCGAAAGCGTATACTGCAGTAGCATCTCTACAACAACTTAAAGAAGTACTGGGTTTCTATAAGGAGACCCAAGTGTTTCTTTTAGGTGGCGGAAGCAATATGTTGTTGATCAACGATATTCAAAAGCCTGTTGTTCACGTACTATTAAAAGGTATCGAGATTATTAAAAGCGATGGCAGCGATACTTATTTAAAAGTAATGGCCGGTGAAAACTGGCATGACTTTGTTCTGTACTGCATAAAAAACAATTTTGCTGGTATTGAGAACCTTTCTTTGATACCAGGAAATGTAGGGACTTCACCCATTCAGAATATCGGTGCTTATGGTGTAGAGTTAAAAGATAGTTTTTACAGTTGCGACGTTATTGATATTAAAACACTTGAAGAGAAAACACTTTCTCTCACCGATTGTAACTTTGGCTATCGCGATTCTATTTTCAAGAATGAGGCGTTAGGAAAATACGTCATCACTTCGGTCACTTTTAAACTTACAGATCTAAATAAACCTAATAATTACCAGTTAAAAACAGATTACGGTGCAATACAAAGTGAGCTAGCAAGGCTTGATGAAACTTTAAGTATTCAAACTGTTTCTAAAGCGGTAATTAATATAAGAAGCAGCAAACTTCCTGACCCTAAAATAATAGGCAACAGTGGCAGCTTTTTCAAAAACCCTATTATTAAAAGATCACTATATGATGATCTTGTAAGAATGCATCCTGAAATGCCTGCTTATGATGTAGATCATGATCATGTTAAAGTACCGGCTGGATGGTTAATAGACCAATCTGGTTTCAAAGGAAAGCGGTATGGAGATGCTGGTATTCATGAGAAGCAAGCACTAGTCCTAGTAAATTATGGAAATGCCACTGGACAAGAAATTCTTGATGTATCTCATAAGATTCAAAAAGCCGTGTACGATCGTTATGGAATTGAAATAGAAACTGAGGTAAATTTAATTAATGAATAA
- a CDS encoding glycosyltransferase — MEIGVFFYILASFAIINCVYYLFFSNVGFGKITPPQGNLKQAVSVIVCSKNEQENLKVLVPLLLEQNHPNFEVILINDASHDDTRDVIEEFMSQDARIKMVNVVNNESFWGNKKYALTLGIKKAVNDHLIFIDADCVPNSKEWLAIMAQHLSQEKSIVLGYGGYQKVKSSLLNALIRYETVLTAIQYFSYAMRGNPFMGVGRNLAYTATQFYESSGFMSHMKILGGDDDLFVNQSATYSNTAVSLQEESFTTSQPKTSWSGWWKQKKRHINTAAHYKWKHKILLSLFYFSQIGFFVSAILGFIFGLNWMVILGVVLVRYVIFWIVVGKGMSRFRESDIIILLPFLELLLVSIQLALFISNMGHRPKQWN; from the coding sequence ATGGAAATAGGTGTATTCTTCTACATACTGGCTTCATTTGCCATTATTAATTGTGTTTATTACTTATTCTTTTCTAATGTTGGTTTTGGAAAAATAACGCCACCTCAAGGAAATTTAAAACAAGCTGTTTCTGTGATTGTTTGCTCAAAAAACGAGCAAGAGAATTTAAAAGTACTCGTCCCTTTACTATTAGAACAAAATCATCCCAACTTTGAAGTCATTTTAATCAATGATGCCAGTCACGATGACACTAGAGATGTTATAGAAGAATTTATGTCTCAAGACGCCCGCATCAAAATGGTAAACGTGGTGAACAATGAAAGCTTCTGGGGCAATAAAAAATATGCGCTTACTTTAGGAATTAAAAAAGCGGTAAACGATCATCTTATTTTCATAGATGCTGATTGTGTTCCCAATAGCAAGGAATGGCTTGCTATTATGGCTCAGCATTTATCTCAGGAAAAAAGCATTGTTTTAGGTTACGGAGGTTATCAGAAAGTAAAGAGTTCTCTTTTAAACGCTTTAATACGGTATGAAACTGTACTTACCGCTATTCAATATTTTAGTTATGCCATGCGTGGTAATCCATTCATGGGCGTAGGCCGCAACCTAGCCTACACTGCTACTCAATTTTATGAGTCTAGCGGTTTTATGAGTCACATGAAAATACTCGGTGGCGACGACGACCTTTTTGTAAATCAATCTGCTACTTATTCTAATACGGCTGTTTCTCTGCAAGAAGAATCATTTACAACCAGTCAGCCTAAAACCAGCTGGTCCGGTTGGTGGAAACAAAAAAAACGGCATATCAATACGGCGGCACATTATAAATGGAAGCATAAAATTTTATTAAGCCTATTTTATTTTTCTCAGATTGGCTTTTTTGTTTCAGCGATATTGGGCTTTATTTTTGGTTTAAACTGGATGGTAATCTTGGGCGTTGTTTTAGTAAGGTATGTAATTTTTTGGATCGTTGTAGGTAAAGGAATGTCTCGCTTTCGCGAAAGCGATATCATCATCCTACTTCCCTTTTTAGAACTATTATTAGTAAGCATTCAACTGGCACTATTCATTTCTAACATGGGGCATCGACCAAAACAATGGAACTAG
- the lipA gene encoding lipoyl synthase: MESVKTSVAPPKGKPKWLRVKLPVGQKYKELRSTVEKYDLHTICTSGSCPNMGECWTEGTATFMILGNTCTRSCGFCGVKTGRPDTVDWAEPEKVARSIKLMGIKHAVITSVDRDDLKDMGSIIWKETVAAIRRMNPETTLETLIPDFQGNTRNIDRIVEANPEVVSHNMETVRRLTREVRIQAKYDTSLEVLRYLKQQGINRTKSGIMLGLGELEEEVLQTMRDLRDNNVDVVTIGQYLQPSKKHLPVKEFITPEQFKKYEVAGLEMGFRHVESGALVRSSYKAHKHIL, translated from the coding sequence ATGGAATCAGTAAAAACATCAGTCGCGCCACCTAAAGGAAAACCAAAATGGTTGCGTGTAAAATTGCCCGTAGGTCAAAAATATAAAGAGCTAAGAAGCACCGTAGAGAAATACGACCTTCATACGATTTGTACTTCTGGTAGCTGTCCTAATATGGGAGAATGCTGGACTGAAGGAACAGCAACCTTTATGATTTTAGGTAATACTTGTACGAGATCTTGTGGCTTTTGTGGAGTAAAAACTGGTCGTCCAGATACAGTGGACTGGGCAGAGCCTGAAAAAGTAGCCCGTTCCATCAAATTAATGGGTATTAAACATGCTGTAATTACTAGTGTAGATCGAGACGACTTGAAAGATATGGGTTCCATAATCTGGAAAGAGACCGTTGCTGCCATAAGACGCATGAATCCAGAAACAACTCTTGAAACTCTTATTCCAGACTTTCAAGGAAATACAAGGAATATAGACCGTATTGTAGAGGCAAATCCAGAGGTAGTTTCTCATAATATGGAAACGGTACGTCGCCTGACTCGCGAGGTGCGCATTCAAGCAAAATATGACACGAGTCTAGAGGTTCTTAGGTATCTTAAACAACAAGGCATTAACAGAACAAAATCTGGAATTATGCTAGGTTTAGGTGAACTTGAAGAAGAGGTATTACAAACTATGCGTGACTTACGTGACAATAATGTAGATGTGGTTACCATAGGTCAATATCTACAACCTTCTAAAAAACATTTGCCGGTTAAAGAATTTATAACACCAGAGCAATTTAAAAAATATGAAGTTGCTGGACTAGAAATGGGCTTCAGACATGTAGAAAGTGGTGCGTTAGTAAGAAGTTCTTACAAGGCACACAAGCATATTTTGTAA
- the gap gene encoding type I glyceraldehyde-3-phosphate dehydrogenase → MIKVAINGFGRIGRTFLRTVYDDPQIEVVAINDLASNEVMAHLLKYDSIHGVLDAEVTYDKESISLNGHSILFTHHDKLENLQWNDVDFVIESTGKFKTRAQLQKHLTAGAKKVILSAPPIEDDIKTVVLGVNEHILQEEDLIFSNASCTTNNAAPLIKVMQELCGVEQAYITTVHSYTTDQSLHDQPHRDLRRARAAGQSIVPTTTGAAKALTKIFPELSDVIGGCGIRVPVPNGSLTDMTINVKKDISIEEVNDAFLAFAKANPKIFSYTNTPLVSIDISGSPYSCIYDAEMTSVIGKMVKIIGWYDNESGYSNRLKDMVIYASRLNKTKSLS, encoded by the coding sequence ATGATTAAAGTAGCCATTAACGGATTCGGTCGTATAGGACGTACTTTTTTAAGAACGGTTTATGACGATCCACAAATTGAAGTAGTTGCGATTAACGACCTTGCTTCTAATGAAGTCATGGCTCACCTTCTTAAATACGATTCTATTCACGGCGTTCTCGATGCAGAGGTAACTTATGATAAGGAATCTATAAGCCTTAATGGCCATTCCATTTTATTTACACATCACGATAAGTTAGAAAATTTACAATGGAACGATGTGGATTTTGTAATAGAATCTACCGGTAAATTTAAAACCAGAGCCCAGTTGCAAAAGCACCTAACTGCAGGTGCAAAAAAAGTCATATTAAGTGCTCCACCCATTGAAGATGATATTAAAACTGTTGTTTTAGGTGTAAATGAGCACATTCTTCAAGAGGAAGATTTAATTTTTTCAAATGCCAGTTGTACCACTAATAATGCAGCACCACTTATAAAAGTTATGCAAGAGCTTTGTGGTGTAGAACAAGCTTATATCACAACGGTTCATAGTTATACCACAGATCAAAGCTTACACGATCAGCCACATCGTGATTTACGTAGAGCGCGTGCGGCAGGACAGTCCATCGTTCCTACAACTACTGGTGCTGCAAAAGCACTTACTAAAATATTTCCAGAGCTTAGTGACGTTATAGGCGGCTGCGGGATAAGAGTTCCTGTTCCTAACGGTAGTCTTACTGACATGACCATAAACGTAAAAAAAGATATAAGTATTGAAGAGGTGAATGATGCTTTTCTCGCTTTCGCGAAAGCGAATCCAAAAATATTTTCCTACACAAATACACCATTAGTTTCCATAGATATTTCTGGTAGTCCTTACTCTTGTATTTATGATGCTGAAATGACGAGTGTCATAGGCAAAATGGTAAAAATTATAGGCTGGTATGATAACGAAAGTGGCTATTCAAATCGTCTTAAAGATATGGTCATTTATGCTAGTAGGTTAAATAAAACTAAAAGTTTATCCTAA
- a CDS encoding tetratricopeptide repeat-containing hybrid sensor histidine kinase/response regulator has protein sequence MSLRLLHNILLLFLLSGVLHNSYGQNDTVSTSSQKIAVNAILEKAQAALQSADYEEANLLLNSATEIAKDSAIYAEAQMVRISYYQNTRQIKYAENAIEELTSYLDKSSTNYAQLLLLQADLLIQTDELIQAKDAISDAQIILAQSPDKDLSVLLKLRQAELDLKIENYNTAQEALNGLIPIFLEKSQFFYAARAQLDLSHIYLENENYDKANSILTECIALAEKYNFNLILKEAYLRYSQVLKINQEFEQSVIYLEKYTDLIGTENSSLTSTASIIEIDKLKKENKALLDSNTEKTKELRGVDTSYILLCVFITLLSLLTLSLFKNNKLRAKSNNVLENKNSALIDERDRAQDAAKIKADFLSTITHELRTPLYAVTGLTHLLLDTKPRNDQKEHLETLQSSGEYLLSLIDNILDFNKLEANKVELEAIPFDLSKRVHDIGSSLKGQATDQNNKLHIQYDNSIPSRLQGDPVKVSQILINLIGNAIKFTKDGDIYIRVNNKSLNADKCLIRFEIEDNGKGISEEKQQAIFENFTQEGSSTTREYGGTGLGLAIVKNLVTLMGSEVILNSEVGRGSKFTFEIWFDVPDSNKFFKENHFPRSKTELTQITDNTITSSENEIQETSPTEANSKEEKESGSDATPPKEEVISTKQATPAELSNKLILVVEDNKINQMITRKILESKNFSCEVANNGLEAVEAVKTAKYDLILMDIHMPIMDGKEATKKIRSFDPEIPIIALTAVTLSESEKDFYEIGFDDIIPKPFKIEEFFEKIQKAFTNFEVL, from the coding sequence GTGTCTTTAAGACTGTTACATAATATATTACTACTTTTTTTACTGTCAGGAGTTCTCCATAATTCCTACGGTCAAAACGATACTGTCTCTACTTCGAGCCAGAAAATTGCCGTTAATGCAATCTTAGAAAAGGCTCAAGCTGCTTTACAAAGCGCCGATTATGAAGAAGCAAATCTTTTATTAAATAGTGCGACAGAAATTGCGAAAGATTCTGCTATCTATGCAGAAGCTCAGATGGTAAGGATATCCTACTATCAAAATACGAGACAAATAAAATATGCTGAAAACGCTATTGAGGAGCTAACTTCCTATTTAGATAAAAGTTCCACAAATTATGCGCAACTCTTATTACTACAGGCCGATTTATTAATACAAACGGATGAACTTATTCAGGCAAAGGATGCCATATCTGATGCTCAAATTATCCTCGCTCAGTCTCCTGATAAAGATTTAAGTGTTCTTTTAAAACTGCGTCAAGCAGAATTAGATCTTAAAATTGAAAATTACAATACAGCACAAGAAGCATTGAATGGATTGATTCCTATCTTTTTAGAAAAAAGTCAATTTTTCTACGCCGCAAGAGCGCAATTAGATTTGTCCCACATTTATTTAGAGAATGAAAACTATGATAAAGCAAATTCCATTCTTACAGAGTGCATTGCTTTAGCTGAAAAATATAATTTCAATCTAATTCTTAAAGAAGCTTATTTGAGATACTCTCAAGTTCTTAAAATAAATCAAGAATTTGAACAAAGTGTTATCTATCTTGAGAAGTACACTGATTTAATAGGAACGGAAAACTCTTCCTTAACAAGTACGGCAAGTATAATTGAGATTGATAAACTTAAAAAAGAAAATAAAGCTTTACTTGATTCTAATACTGAAAAGACTAAAGAGTTAAGAGGAGTTGATACCAGCTACATATTACTTTGTGTATTTATTACATTGCTTTCATTACTTACCTTGTCGCTATTTAAAAACAATAAATTAAGAGCAAAAAGTAATAATGTTTTAGAGAATAAAAATTCAGCTCTTATTGATGAAAGAGATAGAGCTCAAGATGCAGCAAAAATTAAAGCTGATTTCCTCTCTACAATTACACACGAGCTAAGAACACCTTTATATGCTGTTACTGGTTTGACTCACTTATTGCTAGATACTAAACCTAGAAATGATCAAAAAGAACATTTAGAGACATTACAATCTTCTGGTGAATACTTGCTTTCATTGATTGATAACATCCTAGATTTTAACAAGCTAGAAGCAAATAAAGTAGAGCTTGAGGCAATTCCATTTGACCTAAGTAAACGAGTTCATGACATAGGTTCATCGCTTAAAGGACAAGCCACAGATCAAAACAACAAGTTACATATTCAGTACGACAACTCGATTCCTTCCAGGCTTCAAGGTGATCCTGTAAAAGTTTCTCAAATCTTAATCAATCTTATAGGTAATGCAATCAAGTTTACAAAAGATGGAGATATTTATATACGAGTTAACAATAAAAGTTTAAATGCCGATAAGTGTTTAATACGTTTTGAGATAGAGGATAATGGTAAAGGAATTTCTGAGGAAAAGCAACAAGCTATTTTTGAAAACTTTACTCAAGAAGGAAGCAGTACCACAAGAGAATATGGAGGTACTGGTCTAGGTCTTGCCATTGTTAAAAACCTCGTGACATTAATGGGCAGTGAAGTTATTTTAAATAGTGAAGTAGGAAGAGGTAGTAAGTTTACTTTTGAAATATGGTTTGATGTTCCAGATTCCAACAAGTTTTTTAAAGAAAACCATTTTCCAAGAAGTAAAACTGAATTAACACAGATCACTGATAATACGATCACATCGTCTGAAAATGAAATTCAAGAAACTTCACCTACTGAAGCTAACTCAAAAGAAGAGAAAGAATCAGGAAGTGATGCTACACCTCCGAAAGAAGAAGTTATAAGCACTAAGCAAGCAACACCTGCTGAACTTTCTAATAAACTCATTCTTGTTGTAGAAGACAATAAGATCAATCAAATGATTACAAGAAAAATTCTTGAATCAAAGAATTTCTCTTGTGAAGTAGCAAACAATGGACTTGAAGCAGTAGAAGCTGTTAAAACTGCTAAATATGATCTTATCCTAATGGATATTCATATGCCTATTATGGATGGTAAGGAAGCCACAAAGAAGATCAGGTCTTTTGATCCTGAGATACCTATTATCGCCCTCACAGCAGTAACCTTAAGTGAGTCTGAAAAGGACTTTTATGAGATAGGGTTTGATGATATCATCCCAAAACCTTTTAAAATAGAAGAGTTTTTTGAAAAAATTCAAAAAGCATTTACCAACTTTGAAGTTTTATAA
- the lpxK gene encoding tetraacyldisaccharide 4'-kinase, with protein sequence MQELRLLLYPFSILYDGITSLRNWAFDKGVLEQREFNIPIIAVGNLSIGGTGKTPMIEYLVRAHSGKKIAVLSRGYGRNTSGYLELSENDLPEKVGDEPLQIKIKFKDAIVSAVCEKRVNGIERLLSDHELDLILLDDAFQHRHVKASHYILLTSYDKLYVNDYILPAGNLRESSRGAERAKTVVVTKCPEDLSLKQRNEIESTLKLSSSQSLYFSTIQYDSLIYNDQESFALNTLEDQDVTILTGIAKPQTFVRYLSNFVDGAHLKFKDHHYFTREEIELFKTKKLIITTEKDYIRLKQYGLENVFYLPIKTKFIGKSIEL encoded by the coding sequence ATGCAAGAATTAAGACTCTTATTATATCCCTTTTCTATCTTATACGATGGGATTACTTCTTTACGCAATTGGGCGTTTGATAAAGGAGTTCTAGAGCAAAGGGAATTTAACATTCCAATCATAGCAGTTGGGAATTTAAGTATTGGTGGGACTGGAAAAACTCCTATGATAGAGTATTTAGTAAGAGCTCATTCTGGAAAGAAAATAGCAGTTTTAAGTCGCGGTTATGGGAGGAATACTTCTGGTTATCTGGAATTGTCAGAAAATGATTTACCAGAGAAAGTAGGCGATGAGCCGTTGCAAATTAAAATAAAATTTAAGGATGCGATAGTCAGTGCGGTTTGTGAAAAACGTGTAAATGGTATAGAAAGATTACTAAGTGATCATGAATTAGATCTAATTTTATTAGACGATGCATTCCAGCACAGACACGTAAAAGCAAGTCATTACATACTATTAACAAGTTATGACAAGCTCTATGTTAATGATTACATTTTGCCAGCAGGAAACCTACGAGAGTCTTCAAGAGGCGCTGAAAGAGCAAAAACAGTTGTTGTTACAAAGTGTCCTGAGGACTTGTCACTTAAACAACGTAATGAAATTGAGAGTACATTAAAATTGAGCTCCTCACAAAGTTTATACTTTTCTACCATTCAATACGATAGCTTGATTTATAACGATCAAGAATCATTTGCTTTGAATACTTTAGAAGATCAGGATGTAACTATACTAACAGGAATCGCAAAGCCCCAAACATTTGTAAGGTATCTATCAAATTTTGTTGATGGAGCACATTTAAAATTTAAAGATCATCATTATTTTACTCGTGAGGAGATAGAACTTTTCAAGACTAAAAAATTGATTATCACTACTGAGAAAGATTATATAAGATTAAAACAGTATGGACTAGAGAATGTGTTTTATTTACCTATTAAAACCAAATTTATAGGAAAGTCAATAGAATTATAA
- a CDS encoding Nif3-like dinuclear metal center hexameric protein yields MKIKDVISHLELLAPRYYAEDFDNTGLLTGDKSDDLKGILVTLDCLENVVEEAIENNCNLIVSFHPIIFSGLKHLQPNDYVRKAVVKAIKNDIAIYATHTALDVAKGGVSYRMAHEMELENLHTLVPKSQLIKKLVTYVPVDKIELVKEALFNAGAGQLGNYSECSFTQNGTGTFKGNKNSNPQLGEKLITQTVEENALSVTFLPHLEAQIMQALTHSHPYEEVSYEITTLENTYQNIGMGVVGQLKEELSVEDFLKKTKSVFKTGVVRSSLSRKRNIKKVALLGGSGAFAIKNALQSRADAYITADLKYHDFFQGQDILLCDVGHYESEQFTKNILHEYLTEKFSNFAVLCAKARTNPVNYY; encoded by the coding sequence ATGAAAATTAAAGATGTTATTTCTCATTTAGAATTACTCGCTCCAAGATATTACGCCGAAGATTTTGATAACACTGGGCTACTTACTGGTGATAAGTCTGATGATCTTAAGGGCATTTTGGTTACCCTGGATTGCTTAGAAAACGTAGTTGAAGAGGCTATAGAGAACAACTGCAACTTGATCGTGAGCTTTCACCCAATAATCTTTTCTGGTTTAAAACACCTTCAACCTAATGATTACGTACGTAAAGCCGTTGTAAAGGCAATTAAAAACGACATAGCCATTTATGCTACTCATACGGCACTAGATGTTGCAAAAGGTGGCGTGAGCTATAGAATGGCTCATGAAATGGAATTAGAAAACTTACACACACTAGTACCTAAATCACAACTCATTAAAAAATTAGTTACCTACGTTCCTGTTGATAAAATAGAATTGGTAAAAGAAGCGCTTTTCAATGCAGGTGCTGGGCAGCTAGGTAATTATTCAGAATGTAGCTTTACACAAAATGGAACTGGAACATTTAAAGGAAATAAAAACAGTAATCCACAATTAGGAGAAAAGCTGATTACACAAACCGTTGAAGAGAATGCTCTTTCAGTTACATTTTTACCGCATCTTGAAGCGCAAATTATGCAGGCATTGACTCATTCCCATCCTTACGAAGAGGTATCTTATGAGATTACTACCTTAGAAAACACGTATCAAAATATAGGAATGGGTGTTGTTGGACAATTAAAAGAAGAATTAAGCGTAGAAGACTTTTTAAAGAAAACGAAGTCGGTTTTTAAAACTGGCGTGGTAAGAAGTTCGCTTTCGCGAAAGCGGAACATAAAAAAAGTCGCACTATTAGGCGGTTCTGGGGCATTTGCAATAAAAAATGCACTACAATCTAGAGCTGATGCGTACATCACAGCTGACCTAAAATACCATGATTTCTTTCAAGGACAAGACATTCTTCTTTGTGATGTGGGACATTATGAAAGCGAGCAGTTTACAAAAAACATTTTACATGAATATCTTACGGAAAAATTTAGTAATTTTGCAGTCCTTTGTGCAAAAGCGCGAACAAACCCAGTTAATTATTATTAA
- a CDS encoding zinc ribbon domain-containing protein — MAKKTEATVEDKLRELYNLQLIDSRVDEIRNVRGELPLEVQDLEDEVEGLKTRMSKLDAHTEELSQKVKDKKNLIEESKTLIAKYSEQQKNVRNNREFNSLSKEIEFQELEIELAEKHIREFKAQIEQQKEVVDKSKERLADRSDHLKHKKSELSEILEETQKEENALLKMSEDHAASIEPRLIKAYTRIRTNVKNGLAVVPIERGASGGSYFTIPPQVQVEIASRKKIITDEHSGRILVDAALAQEQVEKMEKVFAKL; from the coding sequence ATGGCAAAAAAGACCGAGGCTACTGTAGAAGACAAGTTAAGAGAGCTTTACAATCTACAATTAATCGACTCTAGAGTAGATGAAATACGTAATGTACGTGGAGAACTACCTTTAGAAGTACAAGATCTTGAAGATGAAGTGGAAGGATTAAAAACTCGAATGTCTAAACTAGACGCTCATACTGAAGAACTTTCTCAAAAAGTTAAAGATAAAAAGAACTTAATTGAAGAGTCTAAAACTCTGATTGCTAAGTACAGTGAACAACAAAAAAATGTGCGTAATAATCGTGAATTCAATTCCCTTTCTAAAGAAATTGAATTCCAAGAGCTAGAAATAGAACTTGCCGAAAAGCACATACGTGAATTCAAAGCACAAATTGAGCAACAGAAGGAAGTAGTAGATAAGAGTAAAGAGCGCCTTGCTGACAGATCAGATCACTTAAAACACAAGAAGTCTGAACTTTCTGAGATTCTAGAAGAAACTCAAAAGGAAGAAAATGCATTGCTTAAGATGAGTGAAGATCACGCTGCTTCTATTGAGCCTAGATTGATCAAAGCTTATACACGCATTAGAACAAATGTAAAGAATGGTCTTGCAGTAGTACCTATTGAAAGAGGTGCTTCAGGAGGTTCTTACTTTACCATTCCACCACAAGTTCAAGTAGAGATTGCAAGTCGTAAAAAAATTATTACTGACGAGCACTCTGGACGTATTTTAGTAGATGCAGCTCTTGCACAAGAGCAAGTTGAAAAAATGGAAAAAGTATTTGCAAAGCTGTAA
- the msrA gene encoding peptide-methionine (S)-S-oxide reductase MsrA yields MKFLTFLMMMLLASTCNDQKQEGESAANADPIQVPVQDGMKRAYFASGCFWCVEEIYEGVKGVKESISGYSGGHTKNPTYEDSNTGTTGHAEANEIIYDPEKVSYKTLVDVYFASQDIEQVNGQGPDRGSQYRSIIFYQNDAEKKIIEDKIAALTKEGYDVAAEVKPFQKFWIAEDYHQDYAKLHPNQGYIRGVSIPRFKRFAAKMPEVIKESAQH; encoded by the coding sequence ATGAAATTTCTAACTTTTTTAATGATGATGCTACTCGCATCAACGTGTAACGATCAAAAACAGGAAGGAGAATCAGCTGCTAATGCAGATCCTATTCAGGTACCGGTTCAGGACGGAATGAAACGTGCCTATTTTGCGAGTGGATGTTTTTGGTGTGTAGAAGAAATATATGAAGGTGTTAAAGGAGTAAAAGAATCTATATCAGGTTATTCTGGTGGTCATACCAAAAATCCAACTTATGAAGACAGCAACACTGGTACAACTGGCCATGCAGAAGCAAACGAAATCATTTACGACCCAGAAAAAGTTTCTTATAAAACTTTAGTAGATGTATATTTTGCCTCGCAAGATATAGAACAAGTAAATGGTCAAGGACCAGATAGAGGTTCTCAATACCGAAGCATTATTTTTTATCAAAATGATGCAGAGAAAAAAATAATAGAAGATAAGATAGCTGCGCTTACTAAAGAAGGTTATGACGTAGCTGCAGAAGTGAAGCCTTTTCAAAAATTTTGGATTGCAGAAGATTATCATCAAGATTATGCAAAACTACATCCTAATCAAGGCTATATAAGAGGAGTTTCCATTCCTAGGTTTAAAAGGTTTGCAGCAAAGATGCCAGAAGTAATTAAAGAAAGTGCTCAACACTAG